The DNA sequence gacctgaacgcagcaccttagaccgctcggccatcccgaCTTATAGATGTGCCACTTGGGGGATTGGTTTGCAGGAATGCACTGATATGTGTGAGTGATTATCATCTCCCTCAGCGTTTGGTTTATTTTGCTCCAActataaaagaaaaatcactttttttaaataaaagctaatGTTGGTGAATGCCCACCAACTGCAGGCGCTGTGTGACGGCAGTGCTGGATTGTTCCATTGGAGCTCATccacacacagatcacagaaGCCCACACGAAGCCAAGAAGAgagtttcatttgtttttcattcattctttcattttccaactgctttATCTGTAACTGGGTTGTGTGTAgagccggagcctatcccagcaggctacgggcgagaggaacatgcaccctggacaagtcgccagttcatcacagggccacacatcgACAGACAATGATTCACGCACaaactcacacctacagacaatttagtgaaagcaatttgcctaatttgcatgtttttgtgtggtgggaggaagccggagaatccGGTGAAAACCTACGCAGAcccgggaagaacatgcaagaGGCCggaagtcggattcgaacctttgaccttcttgctgtgaggcaacagtatCTGTGCTGCCCAAAACCTTCAGGCATTACAAGCATGTTGGAGTACTTTGTGAAATTCTTCACAggtttacttttattatttttactgaaAGGGAGCAGAAGAAGTCCAAAGAGGCTGACAGAAATCCCTTATAGTTTATTAGCTGGTAGCATTCAAGCTAACAAAGGATTCGAATTTTCTTCTCCAAGAAGGCTGGAGAAGAAGTGATCTGCACCTCACTGTGGTTTTACGCAGTCAATCAGAGTGGCACCAATTATgtaagtcacatgacctcatgaGACTGCGAATGGAAAGGGTGACGGGGGCAAATCCATCAGTGCTGTCTGATGGGACGCACAGTTGAAGGAGAATAACTTAAGTCTCACTAGAAAGCCTCCTGCACTCATTCATCGGACCCTGACATCTGTAATGCTTTCAGTTATTTTGGACAGCTCATTCAATTGTACCGTATTCCCGCTTGTATCAACGGCTTTGCAAGTATGATTATTAAACCACTTCAAAAATGAATCCAATATTACCAGCACTGTCCAAAGAGGTGGGGAGAGACGCGTTTGTGGAGCTGACTCGTGTTTCCGTTGCCATCTAACTTGGAGCACGAGTTTGATTTATACATGCAAACAAAAGAGTAATAGAAATGACTTTAAAGTGCGTTTTAATTTCAGAGAATAAGTACAGTACATTCAGCAACagaaataatactaataataagtATTTTCTTACTGATAAACACTGGCGAATGATCTTTACAAAATATGTTCATGTTCATCAAATCATCTGTACAATAGTATATTTAACATATTATATAGAATGATATTAAAACATTCTGGCTTTCCAGAATAATGGAACATTAACTAcaaaaatatatgcattttatatattcatacatcatacatatatatttaaatatatagaTCTGTGtaatttaaagtaaaaacaaaaacaaaacaacattcaaCAAAAGTCTTTGACGAATGATTTTGATTTGGTAAAATACATCCTGAGACTtgaacttttaaataaatgtttacagtAAATGTACGTGTGCAAGGGCCTCTCAATGTATCCCTCATGGCGTGTTCTGTTTGAGGCTCAGAGTTGTAGTAGATTGCATAAATTAGTCATAGTGCGtgaaaattatatttttctgtACATTTAGAATATACATTCCAGTTTTGAACCGGTTCCTTTACTGCTGGAATACTCTTTGTATTCTAAACTATAATTAGATCGATAAAAGACAAACCCCTTTCCTGAGGCTTTCACTCTTGAACTTTTCCTTCCGTGTCCAAATCTTGAACATCTGCATAAGGGCCTTCCTCAGATCGAAGTATCTGCTGGGATTTATGTTGCTCTTTTAGATTCCTTTTGATCATCTGTTTTACTTTGAATAAAGGTTTCAACCTCTTCATCTGTTTCATCCTCTGATCCATCTGATGATTCTTCTTCCTTGTCTTCTCCATCATCTGAATCTCCCAGGAGTCCAGTACTGTCTCGTTTGACTGCTTCAGTCTTGTCTTTCTCTTCATTCAAGGTTTCAACATTGTCTTTATCTTCGTGGCTTCCATTCGGGATATTATTGTTTTCACACCGTGTTAAATTTGTCTTTGACTCTTCATCATTACCGTTATCTACATCGTCCattatattttttccattttcatcctCATCCTTTTCTGCCTCGAGGTCCACCGCATCATCAGTGCGCCCTGGGTCACCGCTTGTCTCATCTAATCCAACTCCCACCATGTCACTTTGGCCATCTTTTCCTACGACAATGTCAGGATTAGTCTCAGATTCACTGTCAACTTTCACAGCTTTGTCATCAACTCCTTTTTTACGTTTCTGCTGGTTTTCTTCTGCAGATTCATCTTTGTTGTTATCAGAGGATTCAGTATTTGCATTCCCCCTCATTTCTGGCTCTCCCAGTTCATCTTCTACTCCATGTCCTTCAATCTCATCTCCTGTCGTTCCAGCTTCTTTGCAATCTTTATCTGCTGCACTGGATTCCTGACAACTTTGACTTTCAATGGAGACCTCATCGTTTTCACTCTGTTcagattcattttcttcttcttcagtggCACTGTCTGCAGCTTTGGTGCTTTCCTCCCTGGCAGATTCACATACAAGTTCTTCTCCGCCTGTGGTTTCTTCCATCCCATCCTCATTTGATCCATTATCAGCATCACTGATTTCGTCTTCATCCgaaatgtctttttctttgGCTGTGTCACTAGTTTTATCATCAGTTGCTGCTGCCACATCTTCATCGGTCTCTacctctgctgcttcctctgtcGCATATTCTTGTGCAACTGCAGTGGCTTCAACAGGTTCTTCCTTAAACCCATCTTCATTTGTGACAGCAATCCTCTCATCTTCAGCAATTGCACCTCCAGCTGTTGACTCGTCTGCTCTGAGAGCTTCCACAGCTCCATCTCTCTTGCATTGATGTTTACTTGCAGACCCGTCTGAGTCACTgtcagcttcagcttcctctGTAGCAGCATATTTTTCTGTAGCATTTTCATTTCCTACAGTTTCATCTTCCTTGTTCCTTACAGGACGCCcttctccatcttcatccgtCCCTGCTTCGACTGTCCCGTCCATGTCAGATTCATCTTCAGCTGTGGCTGCCACATCAGACTCCCCTGCAGTATTTTCATCTTTGGCATTAGCCGTGCCTGCAGGCTCGTCATTTACTACGGCCTTGCCTTTTTCTGCAGCGGTTTCATCTTCCGTTGATGCTTCTTCAGCTGGTTCACTTGTTGCCTCATTGTCCTCTGCTGTGGAgccctcgtcctcttcctcagcagtCGCTTCCTCATCATCAACAATCGCTGCCTCCAAAGCCTCTTCTTGGTCACCACTCTCTTGATTTGAGATCTTTTTTTCTGGAGCCATCACAATGTCAGTTTCTGCCTCTTTATTCAGTTCGTCCgctgtgtctttgtctgtgttgtcatgttttgtctttgttgcagACTCTTCTGCACGGATGTGAGCGATGACTGTTTCATCGCTGCTTGTCTCTTCGTGCACAAAGTCTTCTTTGTCTGATTCCAGTTCCCCGTTGGTGATTTCCTCCCCAAGTTCACCCTCAGCTGTGGTTTCTTGAGCACCGACTTCTTCACTCGTGGAAGCAATCTCTTTTTCAACAACcatttcatcttcagctgttTCCTTTGTCGGCTGATCGTTCTCCTCTTCGGCGGCGTCTTCATTTGTGGTGGCGTCTGAACCCTCTGTGGAACAATCGTCACTTGTGGCAGCATCCTCCATCCCACCTTGAACTGCTCCTGGTACCAAACCCACCTCTTCATTTTTAGATTTCTGTTCACTGGCCGCTGCATTGTTTTTGACTACAGATGCCTCTTTGTCAGATTCTTTTCTGCTTGGGGATTCCACATCTGCCTCTCCTGctgcattttcatatttgcgAGCAGGCACAatctcatcctcatcatcaggtGCCACTGCTTCCATGATATCATCTCCACGCGACTGATGCTCAGTTAGAGGCGTCACACCTGTCGCTTCAGCTGCAGTGTCATCCGTTTCCCAGTTTTCTACACTCACCACATCTTCCGTTGTTTCCGCTCCAGTTTGTTCTTTGGATGTTTCATCAGCGGTTGCCTTTTCATTGTTCTCATCTGTAGACTCGTCAGAACTGGCAGCAGTATTGTCCTCCTCGTCATCAAAGTTCTCCTCCTTtacagtttcattttcagatgctCCCTCCTTCGTTTCATGTTCTGCATCAGTTGTTTCTTCAGCTGATGTGTTGTCATTGATCTCATCTGCAGGCTCACCTGAACTGGTAACAGTATTGTCCTCATCTTTGTCAACTTTCTCTTCTTCCGTAGTCTCCTCTTTGTCAGATTCATACTCACTTGTGGCTCCCAAAGTTGTCTCTACGtctatattttcattttctgctggGATGGCTTCAAGAGCATTTACATGCAGTTCATCTTCACTGGTGGCCTCaatctcatcttcatcaccagaTTTCCCTGCTTCCATGGCATAATCTTTGTCTGACAGATGCTCAGTTAAAGCTGtctcttcattttcattttgaacagcTTCTTCCTTTGTTTCGCTTTGAGCCGGTTCTTTAGatgtttcatcagctgttgccttttcattgtttttgtctgcagaCACTTCAGAACTGGTGGCAGTattgtcctcctcctcatcaaaaTCCTCCCCCTCTTCCACGGCTTGCTCATTGTCAGATCCATGCTTACTCGTGTCTTCCACAGTAGTCTCTTCTTCTGCATTTTCATCCTTCATTTCTAACATATCtccatgtgtgtctgctttctCGGCATCTCGTATCATGCATTCATCTTTATGCACTTCTGTTTTACACTTGGTAGCCCATGTTTTAATTGAATCAAGATTCTTCATCACCAGAATTTTCTTTAGGTCAAAGTCCATGGCAACGGGTGCGGTATTTCGAACTTCTGCAGGAATTGGTGGCCGagatgtaaatgttttcttaatGCATGTTTCACATGGACAGTAGTCGTCATCGTTTTCACCACGCTGGTCACTGTATGGTGTGCCTGTTGCTGAACCATCACTTTGGTTTGCTTGTAGATCATCTGACTGTTTCAGAATCATCATCAGTCTCTCGCTTGTTTGTACCGACGTTGAGCGGGTCATTGCATCTTTAGAAGGTCTCGGCGGGCCTGCCTGACCTTGAATTTTCTTCCATTCTCTGTCTATAGTTTTTTGGATTCTCTGGTGGAGCTCGGCCGTAAGTTCATCCATCATTGTCTCAAGCGACTCGTTGCCATCCAAGTTCCACCTGACTTTAAAGTCTCTCATTGCGTTCGCATAATGAGACATGAACTGCTCTTCTATTTTAGTTAATAAGCTTAAGACCCAAACAGGATCGGGACCTTGAGAAATCACTTTGGTATATTGTTCTCTTTGATGGAGAGCAGGACTCTCTGAATTACTGTCTTCTTGACATTCCGCATTGACTTCTTCTTCCAGTTTCTTTCCACTGCTGTCATTCCCCGAACACGTTTTGGGGGGTTGTGGAGTTTCAGGTAGTTCTCTTGGACCGTCATTGCTTCTGAGTGTGTCATCTTTTGCCGGATCGTCATCCTTTTGACTTTCTTCACGCATTGCCTCCGAGTTTCTCTCACTCGTCTGTTTCGATGCTGCATCTGCTTGACCTTCACGGACGTCTTGTGCTTTCTGCATCGTATCCACACTGGCACGTGGTCGAGACAAATCCGCATTGATGCCAGCGCTGCTCTTCCCAGATCCCATGGAGCCACTGTTTACATCCACACCAGAGGATGACGCATGATTAAATTCATCATCCACAAAATGGCAATTGCCCTTTTGTATAACGGTCTCATTTTCTTGCGGAGCACGAAGCCAAAGAGACTGCAGAATATTCGTTAGTTCTTGGTATCTTGCATctctttcatttgcattttcgGGATTACTGTCTATTAATTGCAACTTCACAAGACAATCCAGAAGACCTTGGGCCGAAGAGCTTAGTTTACGTCCAAATACTGGAGAAATCTCTGGTACGCTGTTACACCTGCCATGCTTTGGATTTAAGAGGACTTTCATCACCTGTATGGAGGAATTGAATATTTTCGTGGGAGCTTCTCTCTCAGCATGGGTTTGATCTGAATTTGGTGCGTTTGGGTTCCTTTGACAGTCATTAGGAGACGAACTATTTTTCACATCTGAGTCTCTTTGATCTTCAGCTGCAGACTCttctatttctttcattttctctatTGTGCGGTCAGCGATCTGTCCATGACAGTCTCCATTAAATTCACCTATAACATACATGTCGCTATCTGCTGGTATCATTTTCAACCAATCATTCACAACTTCAGTGGGAGACGCGGTCGGTAGGTTAGATGGGACCGCCTCAAAGCCATCGACTTTTGTGCTCTTCCATCTTTGTTTGCTGCTTTTGTCACCTTTGGCATCCGTGACACGAGCATCAATGTCTGCAGCTGTCAAATGACCATTTACTCTCCTCTCAGGCTCCGTCGATTTTGAGTGCCCAGTTG is a window from the Brachionichthys hirsutus isolate HB-005 unplaced genomic scaffold, CSIRO-AGI_Bhir_v1 contig_327, whole genome shotgun sequence genome containing:
- the LOC137914983 gene encoding dentin sialophosphoprotein-like; protein product: MVSHYKPLEECYLCSEYRHAQALETLETLAKPPCYSHPQYHSYDPHLYGHKRPTRPKEDPSGHNLCHHRYNKRVVLLKNSDPSFRKTIVLHRRSLGSFRLFLEEVSELMHYHTRKLYTLEGHKIDSIQSLTLCPSVLICVGCEPSHPSIVEAVQKLSDDKLPKLSMMSQSDGCGDGQEDDGMRDDDDIEKRVRVNKDGSLSMEMKVRFRLQNDETLHWSTEVKQNAEERQDDGASPGVPLNETETVATLERAESAMSVKSTKSNVSARSRKSNKSNASEQSVASDDTMTSANCSKASEEIVIEGETDGRSVSAMSAQSVESRKSKCSTVSNEWLESHEKGPSQKRTSCNAQQALCQTDLQSQSHHPRGQSDFQVKEAVKMKKKKDYQVKKRLKHGHQATQQRLDLNKAIGKIPPTGHSKSTEPERRVNGHLTAADIDARVTDAKGDKSSKQRWKSTKVDGFEAVPSNLPTASPTEVVNDWLKMIPADSDMYVIGEFNGDCHGQIADRTIEKMKEIEESAAEDQRDSDVKNSSSPNDCQRNPNAPNSDQTHAEREAPTKIFNSSIQVMKVLLNPKHGRCNSVPEISPVFGRKLSSSAQGLLDCLVKLQLIDSNPENANERDARYQELTNILQSLWLRAPQENETVIQKGNCHFVDDEFNHASSSGVDVNSGSMGSGKSSAGINADLSRPRASVDTMQKAQDVREGQADAASKQTSERNSEAMREESQKDDDPAKDDTLRSNDGPRELPETPQPPKTCSGNDSSGKKLEEEVNAECQEDSNSESPALHQREQYTKVISQGPDPVWVLSLLTKIEEQFMSHYANAMRDFKVRWNLDGNESLETMMDELTAELHQRIQKTIDREWKKIQGQAGPPRPSKDAMTRSTSVQTSERLMMILKQSDDLQANQSDGSATGTPYSDQRGENDDDYCPCETCIKKTFTSRPPIPAEVRNTAPVAMDFDLKKILVMKNLDSIKTWATKCKTEVHKDECMIRDAEKADTHGDMLEMKDENAEEETTVEDTSKHGSDNEQAVEEGEDFDEEEDNTATSSEVSADKNNEKATADETSKEPAQSETKEEAVQNENEETALTEHLSDKDYAMEAGKSGDEDEIEATSEDELHVNALEAIPAENENIDVETTLGATSEYESDKEETTEEEKVDKDEDNTVTSSGEPADEINDNTSAEETTDAEHETKEGASENETVKEENFDDEEDNTAASSDESTDENNEKATADETSKEQTGAETTEDVVSVENWETDDTAAEATGVTPLTEHQSRGDDIMEAVAPDDEDEIVPARKYENAAGEADVESPSRKESDKEASVVKNNAAASEQKSKNEEVGLVPGAVQGGMEDAATSDDCSTEGSDATTNEDAAEEENDQPTKETAEDEMVVEKEIASTSEEVGAQETTAEGELGEEITNGELESDKEDFVHEETSSDETVIAHIRAEESATKTKHDNTDKDTADELNKEAETDIVMAPEKKISNQESGDQEEALEAAIVDDEEATAEEEDEGSTAEDNEATSEPAEEASTEDETAAEKGKAVVNDEPAGTANAKDENTAGESDVAATAEDESDMDGTVEAGTDEDGEGRPVRNKEDETVGNENATEKYAATEEAEADSDSDGSASKHQCKRDGAVEALRADESTAGGAIAEDERIAVTNEDGFKEEPVEATAVAQEYATEEAAEVETDEDVAAATDDKTSDTAKEKDISDEDEISDADNGSNEDGMEETTGGEELVCESAREESTKAADSATEEEENESEQSENDEVSIESQSCQESSAADKDCKEAGTTGDEIEGHGVEDELGEPEMRGNANTESSDNNKDESAEENQQKRKKGVDDKAVKVDSESETNPDIVVGKDGQSDMVGVGLDETSGDPGRTDDAVDLEAEKDEDENGKNIMDDVDNGNDEESKTNLTRCENNNIPNGSHEDKDNVETLNEEKDKTEAVKRDSTGLLGDSDDGEDKEEESSDGSEDETDEEVETFIQSKTDDQKESKRAT